A segment of the Deltaproteobacteria bacterium genome:
GCGTCACTGGAAGCCCTTCATAAAGGATACGCTCCTTCGCATGGTCGAAGACTCCGTCGAGGAGGCGGCGGCCGTCGTCATGGCCCCCCACTCGTCGAGGGCCGCAACGGGCGGCTACGAAAAGGACCTCTCGGCGGCGTTGGAGACAACGGGCGGCTCTCCCCGCACCTCTTTCGTCGCCCCGTGGCACCGCCACCCCCTCTTCATCAGGGCCGTGGCCGCCAACCTCTCGGCGGCGTTGGAGCAATTGAGACGGGCCCGCAAGGTGCGTGTCATATTCAGCGCCCACAGCCTGCCGCTCGCCACCATCGAAGGCGACCCCTACGTGCGCAAGCTCGAAGAGACCATAGCCGACGTGACCGCCATCGTGGACTGCCGCTGGCGCCTCGCCTTCCAGAGCAGGGGAGCCGGGCCGCGTCCCTGGCTCGGCCCCTCCGTGGAGGAAGTCATGGAGGAGGCCGCGAAAGAAGGCTTCGACGCCGTGGCGCTCGTTCCTCTCGGCTTTACGGCCGATCACGTGGAGACACTCTACGACATCGACATCCACTTCAGCGGCGAGGCCCGGCGCCTGGGGCTCGGGTTTGCAAGGAGCGCCTCCCTCAACGCCTCGCCGCTCTTCATCGACGCCCTCGCCGACGTCGTGACCTCCCACTTCGAGGCCCTGCCGTGAAGAGGGTGGTCATCGTCGGAGGCGGCGTCTCGGGGCTCGTCACGGCCTACCGCATCGAAGAGGCGGCGAAGCGGGAGGGCCTGGAAGTGAAGGTCACGCTCCTTGAAAGACGCGACCGGCCGGGCGGCAACATAAGGACCGAGCGCGTCGACGGCTACCTCATCGAGGCCGGCCCCGACTGCTTCCTCTCGGAAAAGCCCTGGGCCCTGGCGCTCTGCCGCGAAACGGGGCTCGGCGACGAGCTGCTCGCAACGAACGAAGAGCACCGCAAGACATACGTGCTTTCGGGCGGAAGGCTCCACGAACTGCCCGAAGGCGTCATCCTCATGGTGCCCACCAGGATAGTTCCGCTTCTTGCAAGCTCCCTCATATCGCTCCGCGGCAAGCTGCGCATGGCCATGGAGCCCTTCGTCCCCCGCAGAAAGGGGGAGGCGGACGAGAGCCTCGGCGACTTCGTGAGGAGGCGTCTCGGCCGGGAGGTGCTCGAAAAGATAGCCGAGCCGCTCGTTGCCGGAGTCCACGCGGGCGACCCGGAGACGATGAGCATAAAGAGCAGCTTCCCCAAGTTCGTCGAGCTCGAAGAGCGCTACGGGAGCCTCATCATAGGGATGCTCTCGCGCATAAGGAAGATGCGCGAAATGAAGCGCAGGGAGGGCGGGGGGGGCGGTCGAGGGGAGCGGGTCACCATGTTCATGACCCTGCGAAGCGGGCTCTCGACACTCGTAGATCGGCTCTTGGAGCTGACCCCATCCGCGGAGGTCCGCACCGGCGCCGTAGCCGCGGCCCTGCGGCGCACGGCCCGCGGCTACGAGGTGGGCCTTGAGGGAGGCGAGCGGGTCGAGGCCGACGCCGTGGTCATAGCCGCGCCGGCCTACGCGGCCGCCCGGCTCGTCGAAGAACTCGACGGCGAGCTCGCCGCAAGGCTCCTCTCCATACCCTACGTATCGACGGCCACCGTCTCGCTCGGCTACAGGCGAGGCGACGTGGCTCACCCGCTCGACGGCTTCGGCTTCGTCGTGCCCCGCGCCGAGGGGCGCGCCATCACGGCCGCCTCCTGGGTGTCGCAGAAGTTCGCCCACCGGGCCCCCGAAGGCGCGGCCCTCATACGCTGCTTCATCGGCGGCGCGAAGAACGAGGAACTCGCCCTGGCGGACGAAGAGGAGCTTTCGGCCACGGCGCGGCGCGAGCTGCGGGAGATAATGGGCATAGAGGCCGAGCCGCAGGTGACGAGGGTGTACCGCTGGCGCAAGGCCATGCCCCAGTACACCACGGGACACGCCGAGAGGGTGAAGGCGATCCGCCGTCTCACGGAGGCGAGACCCGGCCTCTTCCTCACGGGCAGCGCCTACGAAGGCATCGGCATAAGCGACTGCGTGAGGCAGGGCGGCGAGACGGCCGGGCGGGTCGTGAGGTTCCTCGCCGAAAAGGACTCTCCATAGCGTAGAGGGCGGCGTAGCGTTCCCCTTCGTCTCGCGCAGGCCCCCTCCGCCGTCGGCGGGCATTCGAAACCTATTGAGCCGGGCCGGTCGTCGTGTTATAAGATACGCGCGGTTCGGCCGTCACTTCCACCCGCGGAGTCTCCCGGCGCAGAGTACGCATCCACCTGACGCTCCTACCCTTCGGCACGACGCCGCACCGCTGCGTATCCGAAAAAAAACGCGGAGGTGTCCCATGTCCGACGACATAAGAGCGACGGTTGAGAGGTTCTACTCCGAGGCCGCCACCGAGCCCAGGCCGGGGCTGTGCTGCCCCGTATCGGTGCCCAGGGAGGAGGTCGCCCACATCCCCGAGGAACTCTTCGACATATCCTACGGCTGCGGCAGCCCCGTGCTCGCCGCGGGCCTTGCCCCGGGCATGACGCTCCTCGACCTGGGCTGCGGAGCCGGCGTGGACTGCTTCATCGCCGCGAAACTCGTGGGCGGCGGGGGCCGCGTCATAGGCGTCGACATGACCGACGAGATGTTGCGCCGCGCCAGGGAGGCGGCCATCCGCATCTGCGAAAACCTCGGCTACGACGTCGTGGAGTTCAGAAAGGGCTTTCTCGAAAAGATACCGGTCGAAGACGGCTCGGTCGATGTCGTCACATCCAACTGCGTCATAAACCTCTCGCCCCACAAGGACAGGGTCATGCGGGAGATTTACAGGGTCCTGAAGGACTCCGGCACCTTCTGCATATCGGACGTGGTGGCCGGCAAGGAGATCCCCCCGGAGATACGCGCCGACAGCCGCCTCTGGGGCGAATGCATCGCCGGCGCCGTGCGCGAGGAGGAGTTCATCGAGACGGCCCGCGCCGCCGGCTTCTACGGCATAAAGACGGAGGGCAAGTACCTGTACAGGAGGGTGGAGGGCATAGACTTCCACGCCGTGACCATTCGGGGATACAAGCTCGCAAGAGGGGAGATCTGCGTCTACCGGGGCCACATGGCGGTCTACAACGGTCCCTTCAGCTCGGTGTGCGACGACGAGGGGCACACGTTTCCGGCCGGCAGGCCCGTTGAGGTCTGCACGGACACGGCCGAGCGGCTGAGACGCCCCCCCTACCGGGATCACTTCACAGTCATCGAACCCGGGGAGACGGCCCGCGCCGCGCCGTGCAAGGTCGGCGATATGAAGACAGGGTGCTGCTGAGGGTCCCGGCCGCCGTGGCGGCTCATCGAGGGCCGGCGGCGCCGGCTCAGAAACGGCGGTAGAGTTCGAGGCCCCAGTACCACGTGTCGTAGACGCTCGCGCTCTTTAACCCCGCCTTGACGAGCACGGATAGGGTCGTGGACGTGTCCGCGAGCTCGACCACCAGTCCGCTCTGGGCGGCATTGAAGGCGTCGTTGCCCATGATGACAGCCTCCCAGCCGCCGCTCAGGCGGATGTGCCCGCCGAGGCGGCCGATGCCGTGTCCGGCCCTGAGCCTGGCCCACAGGAAGCCGTCCACGGTGCTGAAGCTCGCAATGAAGCTCACCGACGAGAAGCCGCGGCCCCAGCGGTAGGCCTCCACCTGGAATGAGACGCCGGCGTCGCGGCTGCGAAGCGGCGGCCGCCGCAGCCGCTCCACGCGGCTTTCGCGCAGGTCCGCCCCCACGCTCCAGGTGACGGTGCAGTCCCCCTCGGTAAGCCTTGCTCCCGCGGCGGGCAGGACCATGGTCTGCCGCCCGCCGAGCTCCCTCCCGCCAGACCGGAAGGAGTAGCTCAGCCTCCCGACGAACAACTTCCTTACCAGACCGTAGCGGCCGCTTGCGGGCCTTGAGGCGATGAGGCCCGTGTAGGCGAAGCCCTGGCCGCGGCCGTCGCGCTCGAAGCCCGCTATGGCGTCCGCCGCCCCCTGCGCCGCCCCCTGCGCAGGGGCGAGCACCGCCGCAAGGGACAGCGCCGCTACGAGAGCTCTCTTGCGGCCCGCCAAATCGCGGCTCCCCCGCCTTGCTCGACGAACCTCACCCCCGCCCGCACCGACCGCAGACTCCTCCTCTGCCATACGACCCTCGCCTCGACGGCCCCGTTGCCGTCCTTCGACAGGCCGAGCCATATGGACTCGGGCAGGGGACGCCGGCCCCTCACCTCGATGCGCACCCCTCCGAGCCCCACGTCTATTGTCCTCACGGCGAGTTCTCCGCTCCCCGCCGGCAACTCGCAGCGAAGCGGCACCGGGGCCCTGAGCCTCGGGGAGAGCCGCCGCAGCGCCGCCGTGTGAGCGGCTGCGAAGCGGAGAGCGACGGCCGCTACGACGACGCGCGCTCCCGCGCCGCGGGGGTGCGCGTCGTGGGCGCCGCTCCAGCTCTCGGGCCGGCCGAAGAGGAGATCGGAGAGGACGGCCGCCGTCTCGTCCGGCGCCGCCGTGAAGGCGAAGGCGGCCACAACCTCGCCGTCCCGTTCGTCGTGGCGCAGGGCCCTGGCCTCAAGCCGCACGGTCTTCTCCCCGCAGGGCAGCTCCACCGCTGCGTCCCGCCCCTCGAGCCCCGCGGGCTCGTCGAGCGAAAGCAGCACGCCGCCCTCGCCCACGTCCCTCGTGCGGCAACGGAGCGCAAGGCCGCCAGTGTGCAGGCCCGCCTCCACCGTCCTCGCAAGCCTCGGCGCCAGGCGGCGCTGGAAGGTCACGCCGGCGGCGGCGAGGCAGGGGAGCAGCAACAGGCAG
Coding sequences within it:
- a CDS encoding methyltransferase domain-containing protein is translated as MSDDIRATVERFYSEAATEPRPGLCCPVSVPREEVAHIPEELFDISYGCGSPVLAAGLAPGMTLLDLGCGAGVDCFIAAKLVGGGGRVIGVDMTDEMLRRAREAAIRICENLGYDVVEFRKGFLEKIPVEDGSVDVVTSNCVINLSPHKDRVMREIYRVLKDSGTFCISDVVAGKEIPPEIRADSRLWGECIAGAVREEEFIETARAAGFYGIKTEGKYLYRRVEGIDFHAVTIRGYKLARGEICVYRGHMAVYNGPFSSVCDDEGHTFPAGRPVEVCTDTAERLRRPPYRDHFTVIEPGETARAAPCKVGDMKTGCC
- the hemG gene encoding protoporphyrinogen oxidase; amino-acid sequence: MKRVVIVGGGVSGLVTAYRIEEAAKREGLEVKVTLLERRDRPGGNIRTERVDGYLIEAGPDCFLSEKPWALALCRETGLGDELLATNEEHRKTYVLSGGRLHELPEGVILMVPTRIVPLLASSLISLRGKLRMAMEPFVPRRKGEADESLGDFVRRRLGREVLEKIAEPLVAGVHAGDPETMSIKSSFPKFVELEERYGSLIIGMLSRIRKMREMKRREGGGGGRGERVTMFMTLRSGLSTLVDRLLELTPSAEVRTGAVAAALRRTARGYEVGLEGGERVEADAVVIAAPAYAAARLVEELDGELAARLLSIPYVSTATVSLGYRRGDVAHPLDGFGFVVPRAEGRAITAASWVSQKFAHRAPEGAALIRCFIGGAKNEELALADEEELSATARRELREIMGIEAEPQVTRVYRWRKAMPQYTTGHAERVKAIRRLTEARPGLFLTGSAYEGIGISDCVRQGGETAGRVVRFLAEKDSP
- the hemH gene encoding ferrochelatase, encoding MARPGRRGVLLLAFGGAASLEEVEPFLRNVLGGRPVSEEMIERAKERYRLIGGGSPLAAITGEQAAALQARLEAGHPGLYRCYWAMRHWKPFIKDTLLRMVEDSVEEAAAVVMAPHSSRAATGGYEKDLSAALETTGGSPRTSFVAPWHRHPLFIRAVAANLSAALEQLRRARKVRVIFSAHSLPLATIEGDPYVRKLEETIADVTAIVDCRWRLAFQSRGAGPRPWLGPSVEEVMEEAAKEGFDAVALVPLGFTADHVETLYDIDIHFSGEARRLGLGFARSASLNASPLFIDALADVVTSHFEALP
- the bcsS gene encoding cellulose biosynthesis protein BcsS; amino-acid sequence: MARPVEGRQRGRRGEGRMAEEESAVGAGGGEVRRARRGSRDLAGRKRALVAALSLAAVLAPAQGAAQGAADAIAGFERDGRGQGFAYTGLIASRPASGRYGLVRKLFVGRLSYSFRSGGRELGGRQTMVLPAAGARLTEGDCTVTWSVGADLRESRVERLRRPPLRSRDAGVSFQVEAYRWGRGFSSVSFIASFSTVDGFLWARLRAGHGIGRLGGHIRLSGGWEAVIMGNDAFNAAQSGLVVELADTSTTLSVLVKAGLKSASVYDTWYWGLELYRRF